From the genome of Armatimonadota bacterium:
TATTCGCCTCTGCATATTCATGCCTACCCTGGATTTTCTGCAGAGCGCCTTCTGGAAAAACACTTAAAGCACAAGGATGATAAAGCTATTGAGGAATGGAAACCGCTGCCGAATGCTAATGCAAGCGAATATGTGGGCTTTTTAGAGTCGACTTTTACTAGCTTTATTGACTATCTAGAATCTAATGGATACGCTAGGCGCGTACGCCAAGAGTCTCATAGTAAACAATAGCGAGGAGGTAAGCTAATGCGAAAGATAAAGATTACGGCAGGCGCAGTTCAGGCTATGGCTGAATTGAATGATTCGGCGACCGCAAATGCAATCTGGGATGCGTTGCCCATAAGAGCACGAGCAAATAACTGGGGCGACGAAATTTATTTCGGCATTCCAGTTAACGTTGGTGAGGAAAACAGCAAAGAAGTTGTGGACTTGGGTGATATAGCATACTGGCCGCCTGGAAGCGCTTTCTGTATATTTTTTGGCCCGACTCCGGCGAGCAGGGGTTCTGAGATACGTCCTGCCAGCGCTGTGAATGTCGTGGGCAAAATTGAAGGTGATCCGAAGGTCTTTAAATCGGTGCGTTCAGGCGAGCAAGTTGTTATAGAGAAAGTTGAGGAATAAAAGTATACGTTGACTGCATGCGGACACCCCTGGTAGAATGACTGCATAAATGAACGCTCAAAGCGTCGATTTGGCAGGTTGTCTGAGGTGCCGCGGACTAGGATAATTGCCGCAATAGTTGTAAATTCTGTCCTATTTGTTTTACTTCAAGGGTGTTTACGTCAAACGCAAGATAACGGTACTGGTGGAAAGATTGTTATCACAGTTTGGCACCCTTGGGGTGGCACCCAAGCCGTCGCCTGCGAACAGGTAGTAAAGGCATTTGAAGCCACGCATCCTAAAATTGACGTTCGCCCGCTTTTCACTGTCAATGATCTTTCAAACAACCAGAAGTTCTTTACGTCGGTAGCCGCAAAAAAACCTCCGGACGTAACGTTTGTTGACGGCCCGCAAGTCGCGGAGTGGGCTGAGCAAGGCGCGTTGACACCGCTTGACGATTTTATTAAATCTGCGGGTATTAAACCAGACGACTATTTTAAGCCATGCTGGTTGCAGAATAAATACAAAGGTAGGATTTGGGCGCTAACATACTGTGCAGACCCAAATTTTGCCTTTGTTTGGAACAAAGCTCATTTTCGTGAAGTCGGACTCGACCCTGAAAGGCCGCCAGAAACCATCGAAGAGCTAGACCGCTATGTAGAGAAGCTGACGAAGTGGCGAGGGTTTTCGAAAGGAAGAAAGCTTGTTCGGATAGGAATTATCCCCTGGTCGCAGTACGGCGCGGCAAATTCAATGTTTACATGGGGATGGGCATTTGGTGCGTCATTTTATGATCCCAAAACTAACACCATCACCGCCGATAACGAGAAAGCTGTAAAAGCCCTGGAATGGATGTGTTCTTATGCCCACAAGTATGATGTGAATAAGATCTCGAGCTTAGAAGCAGGTTTCGGTTCAGCCGAAATGAACCCATTTTATGTAGGGAAGTATTCTATGGCTTGCCTACATATATCGGGTGTCGAGGAGATAAAGAAGTATGCACCGAACCTTGACTATGGACTTGGATACATTCCCGCTCCGCCCGACGGCGAGAAACACAGCTCTTGGGTAGGCGGTTGGTGTGTGGCGATTCCAAAAGGCTGTCGGCATCCTAAAGAAGCTTGGGAATTCATCAGGTGGACATGCGCAGACGCTGAGGGTACAAGGATTGTAGGGGAAAAAACAGGGCTATTCCCTGGTTATCGGAAGTCGCCTTATTTTGCAAAGGTTCGCGGGAAGCCCCAGTATGGCATGTTTCTCAAGATACTTGAGGAATGCCGCCATCAAAGGCCTGTTATGCCCGCGCAGGCATATTATATGGGTGCTTTGCAAAGAGCCGTGGACGCAGCAATATATGGTCGAAAGTCGCCCAAGCAGGCACTTCGTGATGCTCGAATTGAAACTCAGCGCGAGCTCGACCTCGTGATGGGTAAAGAAAAATAAACGGAGAAGGCAAATGATAGATCCAAAACTTCTGGAGATACTTGCATGCCCGGCGTGCGACGAACGTCCGCCAGTTGAGCTAAAGGATGACAAGTTGGTTTGCACAAAGTGCGGACGAAAATATCCAATAGAAAATGGCATTCCTGTAATGCTTGTCGAAAAAGCAACCTTTGAGGAGTAGAAAAATGTTGAAGTTTCATATCATACATGGGCCGAATCTTAATCTTTTAGGAGTCCGGGAGCCCGAAATTTACGGTTCGCTCACCTTGGAACAAATCAACGAGCAGATAAGGGCACACGCAAGAGAGGTCGGCGTCCACGTTGAAATCAACCAGTTTAACTCCGAGGGTGATATCGTGGAGGCGATCCAAAAATCACTTGATTGGGCGGATGCAATCGTGATTAACCCGGGCGCCTATACCCACTACAGTATAGCGGTGCGCGATGCAATTGCAGCGGCGAAAATTCCAACCATTGAGGTACACCTTTCGAACATTCACGGCCGTGAGAAGTTTCGCCAGATATCCGTTACAGCGCCGGTGTGTGTTGGGCAAATCTCAGGGTTCGGAGCAATGAGCTACATCTTAGCGCTTGACGCGGCAAAATCGCTAGTTGAAAAGAGATAGATTGGTGGGTCGTTCATGTCTAAACGGTTGGAGCGGCTTAGAAATGAGCTTATGGCGGCCGGAGTTGACGCTTTCCTCGTCTCGCAAATTGAAAATGTACGCTACCTAAGTGGATTTACCGGCTCATTTGCGTTTTTGGTTATTACTCTCCAGGATGCTTATTTTCTAACCGACGCCCGCTATATAGAGCAGGTGTCTCAGGAGTGTCAGGGATATGTTATTGAGGAGTTCCAGGGGGGTTGGACCAAAAAAGCTTCCGAATTAATTAAAACTCTTGGGGTTCACAAAGTTGGCTTCGAGTCGGCGCACCTTAGCTACAATGCATGGAACGCACTTAGGGAACAGCTGGAAAAAATCGAGCTTATTGCATTAGATGACATCATCGGCAGACTTCGCACTGTAAAAGACGAGGAAGAGATTTTAGCGATTAGGGAGGCTGCGAATATCGCCGACTTGGCTTTTAAATACATCAAAGGGCTTCTAAAGCCCGGCATCTCGGAGAAGGAAATTGCAATTGAGATAGACTTCTTCATTCGAAAAAATGGCGCCGAAAGGGAGGCATTCGAAACCCTGGTAGCTTCAGGCCCCAGGTCTGCCCTCCCACACGGCAAACCAACAGACAAGATTGTCTCGGAAGGCGAACTATTGTTACTCGATTTTGGCGCAAGATGGCAAGGCTATCATTCGGATATAACTCGCACCGTCGTCATTGGGCAAATGCATCCAAAGCAGATAGAGATTCATGAGATCGTTCTCGAAGCCCAGGCTAGGGCTATAAAAGCCATACGTCCAGGATTGCCGGGGGGAGATATTGACAAAATCGCAAGGGACTACATCACTGAAAAAGGATATGGTGAGTATTTCGGCCATGGCTTGGGACACGGAATTGGGCTTGCTGTGCATGATGGCGTGAATGGAGGTAGAATTCTGGGCAGGGGGAGCAAAATCATACTAGATGCTGGCATGGTTGTTACGGTTGAGCCTGGGATTTATATCCCAGGCTGGGGGGGAGTTAGAATAGAAGATGATGTTTTGGTAACAAAGTCGGGTGCCGAAGTTCTTACGCATTCCTCACGAGACCTTAGTATTTTTGCAAAGTAGCTTTGATTACTTTTGCGGAAAGGAGCTTAGCATGTTCAAAGAAATTCTTGTGCCATTGGATGGTTCGGAATTGGCGGAGAAGGCAATCCCTTATGCGGTTGAATTGGCTAAAAAATTCGATTCGAGGATTACCTTATTAAGCGTAATCGAACCGGTTGCAATTTATTCACAGCCCGGCATTGTTGGACCGGTCGTGAATGTGGTTCTTGAGCCAGAAGCGGAAGCCCAAGAAGTCCATAAATACTTAGATAAAATATCAACAAACATTAAGGATGAGGGTATCAATGTCCGCAAAATAGTGAGGCAGGGGGATGCCGCAGGGCAGATATGTGATTTTTCTAAGGAAGCGGGCATAGAGCTCATTGTTATGTCTACGCATGGGCGTTCTGGGTTCCAGCGTTGGGTTTATGGAAGTGTTGCCGATAAGGTACTCCGAGGCGCA
Proteins encoded in this window:
- a CDS encoding ABC transporter substrate-binding protein, giving the protein MPRTRIIAAIVVNSVLFVLLQGCLRQTQDNGTGGKIVITVWHPWGGTQAVACEQVVKAFEATHPKIDVRPLFTVNDLSNNQKFFTSVAAKKPPDVTFVDGPQVAEWAEQGALTPLDDFIKSAGIKPDDYFKPCWLQNKYKGRIWALTYCADPNFAFVWNKAHFREVGLDPERPPETIEELDRYVEKLTKWRGFSKGRKLVRIGIIPWSQYGAANSMFTWGWAFGASFYDPKTNTITADNEKAVKALEWMCSYAHKYDVNKISSLEAGFGSAEMNPFYVGKYSMACLHISGVEEIKKYAPNLDYGLGYIPAPPDGEKHSSWVGGWCVAIPKGCRHPKEAWEFIRWTCADAEGTRIVGEKTGLFPGYRKSPYFAKVRGKPQYGMFLKILEECRHQRPVMPAQAYYMGALQRAVDAAIYGRKSPKQALRDARIETQRELDLVMGKEK
- a CDS encoding Trm112 family protein, giving the protein MIDPKLLEILACPACDERPPVELKDDKLVCTKCGRKYPIENGIPVMLVEKATFEE
- the aroQ gene encoding type II 3-dehydroquinate dehydratase — translated: MLKFHIIHGPNLNLLGVREPEIYGSLTLEQINEQIRAHAREVGVHVEINQFNSEGDIVEAIQKSLDWADAIVINPGAYTHYSIAVRDAIAAAKIPTIEVHLSNIHGREKFRQISVTAPVCVGQISGFGAMSYILALDAAKSLVEKR
- a CDS encoding Xaa-Pro peptidase family protein; the encoded protein is MSKRLERLRNELMAAGVDAFLVSQIENVRYLSGFTGSFAFLVITLQDAYFLTDARYIEQVSQECQGYVIEEFQGGWTKKASELIKTLGVHKVGFESAHLSYNAWNALREQLEKIELIALDDIIGRLRTVKDEEEILAIREAANIADLAFKYIKGLLKPGISEKEIAIEIDFFIRKNGAEREAFETLVASGPRSALPHGKPTDKIVSEGELLLLDFGARWQGYHSDITRTVVIGQMHPKQIEIHEIVLEAQARAIKAIRPGLPGGDIDKIARDYITEKGYGEYFGHGLGHGIGLAVHDGVNGGRILGRGSKIILDAGMVVTVEPGIYIPGWGGVRIEDDVLVTKSGAEVLTHSSRDLSIFAK
- a CDS encoding universal stress protein; this translates as MFKEILVPLDGSELAEKAIPYAVELAKKFDSRITLLSVIEPVAIYSQPGIVGPVVNVVLEPEAEAQEVHKYLDKISTNIKDEGINVRKIVRQGDAAGQICDFSKEAGIELIVMSTHGRSGFQRWVYGSVADKVLRGAEAPVLLVRARPKEAEK